Part of the Longimicrobium terrae genome, CGGCCTGGAAGAGTGCGGCCGGTGGCGTCAGCCGGCAGGGTCCGGAGCAGGCGCGGAGGCCGCCCGCTCCCGCATCCACGCCGCGGGCGCGACGCCGGCCATCCGCGCGAACTCGCGGTTGAAGTGCGGCTGGTCGTAGTAGCCGGAATCGAGGGCGATGCGGCCCAGCGGCCGGTTCGGCGTGCGGCGCATGTGCGCCAGGGCCGTCCGGAACCGTGCGACGCGCGCCGCCTCCTTGGGCGAGAGCCCCACGCGGTCGTGAAACAGGCGCTGCAGGCGGCGCTCTCCGAACCCCATCTCTCCCGCCATCTGCCGCACGGTCAATGCGCCCGCGGTCTGCTCCAGCCGAGACCAGACGTGCGCCGCCGTCCCGTCGACATCCTCCGCGTGCCGGAGCCGGAGCAGAAGCTCCTGCTCCAGCAGCGCCATCCGCTCCTCCGCGGAATCCGCCGCGTGGATCCGGGATGCGGGCGCGCCCCATCGCTCCCCCAGCGCATCCACATCGACCGCGTGATCCGTCACCTCGCCGAGCGGAACGCGGAGGAAAGCGGATGCCCCGCCTGGCCGAAAACGTACGGCGAGCATGTCCACTCGCCCGGCCTGGTCTACCGTGACCGCGCGCGTCATCGCGCCCACCAGGTAGCTGCGCAGGGGGCGGCGATCGGTGGCGGGATGGTCGCCAAAGTCGAGAATGATGTCCACGCACCCGTCCGGCAGCACGCGGCTCCGCACCGGCGCGTCGATCGCCGCTTCCGAACGGAGAGTCCAGATGCAGTCGACGAAGGGGGCCAGAACGGCGGGCGGGGTGTGTTCCCGGTAGCGAGTCGCGGTCATGGAGGGGAATCTACCGCGCGCCGGATCAGCCCAGAAGACCGGAGCCGCGAAAACCCGGTGGTGGAGCCGGGCGCCGGGCGAGCCATGGCCGCGGGATCACGCGGCGGCGTATCTTCCGGCTTCGCCACTTCTTCCGGAGGAACACGGGTGCACACCGCCGTTCGACTCTGCTGGGCCGCCGTCGCGGCGCTCCTGGCACTCCCCCTGGCCGCGCAGCAGCCGCCCGGGATCGACGTACCCTACGTCACCACGCCACCCGAAGTGGTCGCGCAGATGCTCGCGCTCGCCAGGCCCACGCGCAACGACGTGCTGTACGACCTGGGCTCCGGGGATGGGCGCATCGTCATCGAGGCGGCGCGGCGGTTCGGCACGCGGGGGCTGGGCGTGGACATCGATCCGGTGCGGGTGGAGGAAGCCACCGATAACGCCCGCAGGCGCGGCGTGCAGGACCGGGTGCGCTTCCGCCGGCAGGACCTGTTCGCCACCGACCTTCGCCCGGCGAGCATCGTCACCCTGTACCTGCTCCCCAACCTGAACCTGGAGCTGCGGCCGAAGCTGTTTGAGCAGCTGCGCCCCGGCACCCGGGTGGTGTCGCACGCCTTTCACATGGGCGACTGGGCGCCGGACACGGTCGTGGCGGTGCGGGTGAACCAGGGCGTGGGCCGGGCGATGGTGTACGCCTGGACAATCCCGGCGCAGATAGCGGGGCGGTGGACGCTCACCACACCGGAGGGACGCCGGGTCACGCTGCAGCTGCGGCAGCAGTACCAGCGCTTCACCGGCCCCGGCGTGAGCGGACGCTTGGTGGGCGACCGGATCGACATCACCTTGACGGAACGGGTGAACGGGCGCCCGCTCACCCGCCGCCTCTCCGGCCGCGTTACCGGCGACGGGATGAGCGGCAGCGTCGCCGGCGGGGGAGCGTGGAGGGCTATGAGGGCGCCTGCCATCCGCTCCGCAACTTCAACTGCTCCTCGTTGAACAAATTTCTGAACCCCCATCGGAGGGCAGCCGCAGTTCACAGGGCTAAAATGGCTGACCTATCTACAAAACGGATCTGACCTTGTGAGTGCACTCCGCTACGAGTTCATGGGTGTCAAAAAGGTTGACTCTGGCCGCCATTCACCTTAATCGTGTGGGGTACATAGTTCCATTCCTTTCTACCATAGTATAATAATGAGAATAGCCACGACCATCACCCTCGTAGCACTGTCCGCCTGCGCGGAACCAGTTCTTACCCGCCCCGCTCCCGCACCGCTGCCGCCAACCCCAGGCAGTTATGAACTCAGGCTCGGGCTGATTTCTGATTCTCAACTCCAAACCCTAAAGGCTCCGGGGCAGATTGCTTTCTTGCGGCGGAGACTAGATGATCATCTCGTTGCCGTCGCACTTCGCCCGCCCGCAGTAGATATTGCAGGTCGATTCATGATGGAAGCGCAACTTGAGCACCTTTCGGATTCTGAGATCATCATCTACACCGGCGACGCGGCTAACAACGGGTGCGAGGATGAAATCACAGAAGCTTTTGAAGTTCTCTCAGCATTTCGAAGCCGAACTCGGGTACCGCTGTTTTTTGTAATCGGTAACCATGATTACCTAGGTGCGGGTAACACCTCAAACCTCAACCATCGGAATCCATTATGCGGTGAGGGAAACCGTCCATTGACCAAGTTGGATCTTATTCGACGTGCTCACGCGTTCAATCAAGAGAACCTCCCGCTGCTTGGCGTAGGTTCCAGTTTCGTGGACAGCTTCTCGGAACTCACAGTTGCATCTTGTGAGAACGCGAATGCTGGCAGGGGAATCGACCCGCAGGATCAACATCTGAAGCCTGGATGTTTCTTGAGCGGAGTCATTTCCCTTGAAAACGGTGAGCAGATTCTTCTGCTTGACTCATCCGACTACGCCGATGTAGAGCACCGGCCGACTGAGTTCCGGCGGCTCACGCGTGCAGAGTTCGCTGGTCTGCGCGGATCTGTATCCTTCCACGATAGCACGTCGCAAGGCGAGTGGCTCCGGAAGCACATGCCTGCGATTGCGCCGAAGATCAGGATCATTGCGTCTCATTACAACTTAGATGGGATGCGCTGGAACCTCTTGCTGTTCAAGCCGGGCACTCTGGTGGGGATCCCTAGCCAGTATCTAAATCCCGAGCCAGAGCTAGGAAATCACTGGGTATATGGTCACACGCATACGGCTCAGCCAACAACCGATTTGTATGATCCAGCACTTAAGTACTGTCGTCAAGGAATTTGTGAAGCGGCACTCCACGAAGAGGTTAACGTGGGTTCTACCACGGATTGGTGGCCCCACTCGGCAATTGCCTATGTTGGACGGTCCACGACAGTCGTGCCGTTTTATCTCGGCGAGAAATGCGGGACGTTCATGGATCTAATCAAGAAAGAAGCGGCGAACGCAGGAAGGCGTTACGGCATTGTCAACGGGCACGAACACGGAATCGTACTCTTTGGCCTGGATCGGAGCTATCAGCAGTACCGAGACGGCGAGCGTGACAGAGTGGCTGCCTACAACAATGCTCGGCTCTTGGCTGCAGAAGCTATTACGGCCGGCCATGCGGCTACCCTTAGTGATGCATGGGTGTGCCTTGGGTTTGTCGGCTCGTGGTACGAGAGAGTAGGCGGGCGACCCAGACTCTGACATGATGGCCTGTTCGCCGAGCCATCGTTGAACCCGAGAATCGAGGAGGTTGCACTCCGACGGATTAGTGTAAGAGGGACATTGTGAACGACCCTCAACTCTATCCGTGTTTTCATCAAAGTTGGGGTGCCCTGACGCTTGTTCATTGCCGCTCTGCGCTGTCGAGAGCTCCTTCGGGACAGCGCAGCGGGCCGTTTCGCCCGAGTCTTCCCGCTTGACCGCGCGCCGGAACTGCGCCGGCGCCGTGCGGCGCCTCCGACTGCCCCTCGATCCGTGGTCACGTTAGCTCCGGGCGGTCCGCCTCTGCAACCAGGCAAAGTACGTAGTACCAGCCGCCAGGCACCCGGCGGAGGCGAACGCCAGCGCGGTCACGCCGAACCGCCGAAAGGCAAGCGCGCCGGTCAGGCCGCCGGCGAAGAAGCCGGTCACGATGCCAAGCAGCATCACGAACTTCCAGGGGGGCACGCGGCGGTGGCGGATCCAGTGTCCCATCATCACCCCCAGGTCGGTGACGGTCCCGGTCACGTGGGTGGTACGGATGTCCAGCCCGCGGTAGCTGCTGCCCATGCCGTTCTGGATGCCGCACGCCATGGCCGCGAGCGCCACGCCGAGGGGGTTTCCGGCGCGCAGCAGCGCCACGGCGCCGGCAAGCACGCCGCCCTCCATCAGCAGTGCCAGGCCGTAGCGCCGTCCGGGCAGCAGCTTCTGGCCGCCGATCACAATCCCGGACACGACCGCGCCCACCAGAAACCCGCCGATGATGGAATCCACCACGATGAGGTCCGGGTGGTTGGAGGTCGTGAGATCGATGCTGAGGCGCGACACGGCCCCGCTCATGTGGCTCACGGGAACGTTGAAGAAGCCGAGTACCACCACGTTGATGTATCCGGCCATCCCCGCCAGCGACACGGCACCCGCGAACACCGGTCCCCGCTCAAAGGGCTTGGTGCGGTGCGGAACGTTGGTGCGGAGGTGCGGCATGGGGATCTGGCGGATGGGGGACGGCTCAGAGGGTGAGTGCATCATTCTCGCGGCTCAGCCCCGATCCCGCCATCGAAGATGCCTCCGCTGATCCGGTAGTCTCCCGGCGTGCTGTCGCCGGGATCGCGGCTCTCACGTCCGCTCCGCCGCGCGCCGGAGCTGCGCCGCCAGCTGCCGCAGCGCCTCCGACCGGCTCTCCAGCCCGTCCGCCAGCTGCACCAGGCTCCCCGGCCGCGGCGAGCGGATGCCGGTGATCCACGCGTGCAGCGCCGCGTAGCTCAGCCCCGCATCGCGCGCGAGCTGCGCCTGCGAAATCCCGCTCGCGTCCACGATATCGCGAACGAGCGCCTGTAGATCCTGCTCTTCCTTGCTCAGCGCGTCCTCCACAAATGTAAGCGGAAAGCCTTGACGATAAACGTCAATGATTTTAGCTTACGTTCAGCTGCCGGCCGTGGAGCTGGAACGCTCCGCAACGTATGTCGCGGACCGTCCGAGCCGCAACGGAAGCACTGGCTTTTGACTCGGGATGAGGAGGAGCGAGATGAGATCCGGACCTGCGTGCGACAAGCAACCGTCCCCGGCGCGCCTGCTGGAGATGCTGACGGACCGCTTCGGCGCCTTCGAGGCAATCGCGATGTCCTCCATCAAGCTCGCCCGCCACGTCCCGGAAGATGAACTCTCGATGGACTTGCTCGTGGCCGAAGCTATCCTTGAGTTCGGGGACGAATTACGCAAGGCGTCGAGGGTGGCGGCACACAAACAGAGTAGAATCTGACGTGAGTGGAGGTGTGTTACGCCACACCGTGGGAGATCGTTCTCCTTTCGACTGACAAGAACCAGTCGTCATCTCTGCGGAGAGGTCAGATCTCAGTTTGACGTCAAGGGTCGCACGACTGTAGATGGCGCATTAGACTTAGGGGTAGAGACGTCCGAACATCGCCCAGCAATCTTCCGATGCCACGCTCAGACTTGCTTCTGAACCTAGTTCGTGCCGCCAGCCGGGGCGATCAACTCGCATTCCATAAAGTCTTGGAGGCCGTTGTAGCGGATGAGCGGCGGAAGCAGCATCACGTATTAGCGGATCGCCTCGCGGAATACGTCGGTTCGAATGGGGTAGCGCGGCCTGCTCCATCGCGAGGGAGCGTGGTAGATGATCGGGTCCAAGGGCTGTTGTATGAGCAAACGCCTAAGCAGCGTTTCGATGACCTGATTCTCGCCGATACTGTTCGTACCGCGTGTATTGAGCTTGTCGAAGAGCAAAATCGCCGTGACCTGTTGCACTCCTATGGTTTGGATGCACGGAATCGGATACTACTCACTGGCCCTCCCGGCAATGGTAAGACATCCGTAGCCGAAGCATTTGCGACTGAGCTAGCGGTTCCTCTTCTAACCGTACGTTATGAGGGTTTGATCGGAAGCTATTTAGGTGAAACTTCCGCGCGCTTAAAGCTGCTTTTCGATCATGTACGTACTCAACACTGCGTACTGTTCTTCGACGAATTTGACACTGTTGGGAAAGAGCGGGGTGATCAGCACGAAACAGGGGAGATCAAGAGAGTAGTCAGTTCGCTACTTCTTCAGATTGATAGACTACCTCCTTACGTGATAGTTGTGACAGCGACCAACCATCCTGAGTTGCTTGATCGGGCAGTTTGGCGAAGATTTCAGCTGCGGATGAACTTCCCGCTCCCGACCCGCCAGCAACTTGAGCTCTGGTTTTGTAAGTTCGCGAAGGATTTTCCGTCTCCCCTGGGCTATGCGCCTCGCACACTTGCAGATAAGCTGCACGGGCTTAGTTTCGCAGAAGTGGAAGAGTTTGGGAGCGATATCTTGCGGCGATACGTTCTTGCCCTTCCTGCGGCCGACACTCCATCAATCATCCGTGAGCTTCTAGTGCAATGGAAGGCGCGGTCCATAGTTTATCCGTCCAAGTGATATGCCTGCAAAGCCAATACTGATCTTTCCTGACCCAGTGGTCGCTGCTAGACGCAACCGGAATCCCGGTCGCCCTACTGTGCAGTTTCCATCACCTCGCACGCAGAGGGATCGACTGCTTCCCCAGATTGAACGGTTGGAACAAGCCTTCGCGGCTGCTCGCGATGTGGCTATGTTGGGGAATGCTCAAGGTGTGGAGCCCGAGAAGGTGCTCGTCCTGGAGACAGTCGGGCGAGTAGAAGATTTTTTTCGCGCTCTTAGGGGACTAGCTGGGTTAGAGTGGTTGACTGAATGGGACGAGTATGATATTCCGCCCGAGCCGGACCTGTTTTTCGATCGTGAAAAGCCGGACAAGCAGCTCAGTGGTCGGCTCTACTTGCTGATGTCGAATCAGCAAGGAATGCGTGACCTGTTATCTCTTTGGCAGAAGTTCCGAGTTAATCCGGAAGACCCTGGCTTTGCATGGGGTAAGGGTCGGTGGCGCAATATGTTCCTTCAACTCCGCGAGATTCGTCCGTGGGACTTCAACGATCGGCTTTTTGAGACAGGTATAATCGAAGACTGGCAGGAGCGCTTAGCTGCCGGAGAAGAGCGGGTGAGAGTTGAGGTTGAGCTTTGGTTCCGGGGTAACCCACAGTTGCGACAGCGTGCGTCGAACAGCATCCGACAAGCTGCTGAAGAACTCGGCGGTGAGCTTATCTCGGAAGCCGTGATTGAAGGTATATCCTATCACGCACTGCTGTTGGAACTTCCGATTGAGCAAGTCGGGACGTTGCTGGAGGGCGGAAATGCACGCTTGGCATATGCCGATCAGGTGATGTACTTCCGCCCGGTGGGTCAGTCTGCCGTGCCAGCTTTGGAAGGCGAACCCGCTTCGTCAGATGGGCCTGAAGGCGATGTAGATGTTGCTGGTAGCCCTGTGATAGCCCTTCTGGACGGACTGCCTTCTCGAAAACCACCAATGGCTTGCCGGTAGGCTGATCGTCGACGATCCAGACGGATGGGCTGATTCTTACGAGCCGGCGCGGAGGGTTCACGGTACGGCTATGGCTTCGCTCATCCTGCATGGTGATCTAGAATCACCCGAACCTCCCCTCGGCAGGCCTCTTTATACGCGGCCGATCATGCGTCCTGATCGGCGCGGCTGGTACAATGCAGGGGAATGCATCCCGGAGGATGTACTTCCTCTTGACCTCTTCCATCGCGCGGTTCGAAGACTGTATGAGAAGGACGGCGATTTAGCTGGTGCGGCGCCGTCTGTACGCGTAATAAGTGTCTCGATCGGGGACCGCTCACGGCAGTTTGCCCTCACCATGAGTTCTTGGGCTCGCCTTCTGGACTACCTGGCGTGGAAGTATCAGATCTTGTTTATCGTTAGCGCCGGGAACCACGCCAGCGAAATTGTGCTCGATGTTCCCCGACGAGACTTCGATGCCTTACGTGGTGATCCGCAACGTTTGGAATCCGAGGTTCTGAAGGCCATCGTTTCGGGCGGGTGGAATCGAAGGCTTTTATCACCAGCTGAGGCGCTCAACGCACTTACCGTGGGTGCGGTTCATGACGACGTTGCACCCGTACCAGCTGTGGCGCACCGTACCAACCCGTATGTTACTGCTGGGCTACCAAGCCCATTCAACGCCACAGGTCCGGGATTCAGACGTTCAATGAAGCCCGAGGTGCTGTTTGCGGGCGGCCGGCAACTTTATAAGGAAAAGCCCGGAAATACGCACGCTGATTGCACTTTGGTGATCGACCAAGCGATCCTCGCTCCGGGTCACAAAGTCGCCACTCCGGGGCGACGCCCCGGGGACGTTACTGCTACAATTTACATGCGCGGCACCAGCAACGCGACCGCGCTTGCAGCCCGAACGGCGGGCTTGATTCACGATGTGTTGGACTCACTGCGAGAGGATACTCCGGAACAGGGGCTCGAGGACCGATTCACGGCTGTTCTATTGAAGGCACTGCTTGTCCACGGCGCACGTTGGGGCGCCAGTGCCGACGCTCTTCGGAGGTCACTTGGAACGGATAAGGATCTTCTCGCGCGCCTCCTAGGATACGGTCGACCCGATCCAACGCGAGTGTTCGAGTGCACCGATTTCAGGGGCACACTCATAGGCGCCAGTATGATTGGGGACGGCCAAGCCCACCGATACTCGGTGCCGCTTCTTCCGTCTCTCAGTGGACGCGCCGAGTGGCGCGCTCTGACTGTCACGCTCGCGTGGCTGAGCCCGGTAAACCACAAACACCGTGCATACAGGGGCGCCTCGCTGTGGTTCGAACCCTACGGGGCAGTTCGGGGGGATGGTGCATATGACGAGATGCTGAGCTTGGCGCGGACAGATGCCCCGTGGCAGTCAGTGAGGCGTGGTACGCTTCAGCATGAGGTTTTCGATGGCGCGCAAGCTACCGGCTTCGTTGATGGCGACGAGTTGAAGATCCAAGTCAACTGCGCAGCCGAGGCCGGTAGGCTCGACGTCCCTGTGCCATATGCTATTGCGGTGACGTTAGAAGTTGCACCAGAGGTTCAGATTCCAATCTATCAAGAGATCCGAGATCGAATCCGCGCCCGGGTCGCCGTGGGTGTAAGGACAACTTGAACGCGAGTTGGCTAGCGGGGCTTTCTAATCTTGTGGGCTCCCGTCATTGAACTCGCCCGGTAGCGCGGAAACGTCTTTCCCCCCGCCGTCCCGCATCCTATATTCCCGCCCCGACCGACAGCTTGTTCGGCACCCGCGCGCCGGCCCGTTCCTCACCGGAACCGGTCGGCGCTCGCGCAGCGCCCACACCGCACTGTAGCGATAGATCCTAGGCGCACCGAACTGCAGAGCATCCTGATCCTGGGTTCCGGGCCCATCCATCGGTCAGGCGGCCGAATTCGACTATTCGGGCACGCAGGCCGTCCGCGCGCAAAAGGGAGAGGGGTAGTCTTCTCGTGGCCTTCACTTCACGAGCCAGCGAACCCTGCCGAGGTCTGACCGACTGCAGATTACCGGGTGCGGGTCGATGGGCTTGGTAATCTGTTTCAACCTCTGGAGCACGTCTGCCGCATCTACGGCGCGGGGAAACAGCTTCGATGGCCGGGCGGTCTGCTCAAGGTGCAGTACGATTCGTAATCCATGAGCCCGTAGCGCCTTGTCGGCGAACGATTTCTCGTCGTCGTCGTTGGCGTTGAACCGAGCTGCGGCTAGTACAGCGAGGGAATCCCGCACTTTCAACGCGAACTCCTCCGCAAGCGGCAGAACCTTCTCTCGCGTTCGTTGTCGGAAATCTTTCACCTCGATCAACCACAAGCAGCGGCCTTGCGGCTCCGAGGCCACAATGTCAACGGACTTCGTACCCCCGCCGACATTGGTAAACTGGTTCCGATAGAAGCTCCAGCCGTCGAGCTTAGACACGGCCCACTCTGCCGGAAACTCGAATGTGAGATCTCCCTCCGTAATGTCGGGCATCAGGATCCCTCGGCAGCCAGATAGCGATCTGATTGTGCCAATTCTTCCTGAAGGGCATCGATCTCACCGATATCGTCCACGCTCATTCCCTGATCTACCCGCACACCATCCCTGCCCCGGTGCAGCCCGAAGAAGCACCTCGGCGTCGTTGCGAACTGGGGGGAATTCAGCAGGATGTCCAGCTCACGCATGAGAAACAGACTGTGGCTGGCAACAAAGACCTGTACGCCACCCGCGGCCAAGTGAAGTATGGTGCGAGCGATTCCTTTGATCACCTTGGGGTTCAGGTTGGCTTCCGGCTCGTCCCAGAAAAGGAGACCGCGGTCCACCAGCGAGCCCGTAGCGATCAGGCGCGCAACCATCGCCAGCTTCCGAAGCCCCTCCGCCACAAGGTGCATCTCCATATTCACCCCGCCAGCGTTCAGGTAGAACCGTCCCGCTTCGTCCATCTCAACTTTCCCGCCCATTACCTGCTCCAGCGGTTCCAACAACTCACGAATTCGTTTTTCTCGTGGTCCGCGGGCGAGGGGCGCGCCCAGAAGGATGCTCGTGTCACGCCACGTCGCTTCAAACGGCAGGCGAACGGTCTCGTAGATGGAAACGAACCCCGGTGCTAACGTTAGAAGTTCGCGCGTAGGGAGGTACACAGGTAGCTCGTCAATCCATCCTGAAGGCAAGCGCCTGACTGAGACTTCTGCTTTGCTGGTCGTGTTGAAGGCGAACTCTAACCCGTCGACAGGGTTGTCGAATACGCACGAAACCTCACACCTCTGCCGTCCACGCCGATCTCTGCGAGCTAACCGTCCTAGTTCATCCGGCCGGAACACGGCCGTCAGTTTGTCTGCAATCGCGAACTGTAGTTGTCCCTTGACTGCGGGGCCCGTGTCTATGTCCCGTCCCCCGCGCGCGGTGACATACGCAAGCGAATACGCGAGCTTCAAAAGATGCGTCTTGCCCGTCCCGTTCTCCCCGACGAGCATGTTCAGTCCGGGTGCGAAGTTCAGGTCAGCCGCTTTGAACGCTGTGAAGTTGCTCAGTGTCAGTGAACGAATCACCGGAACCGCTCCTTACGCCGTGGGGGATTCGCGCTGGATGAGCGCGGGTCCGACAAAGACCGGGTACAACCTAACGAATTCACGCGAATCCACCATGTGGGGCTCGCCTCCTGCTCTGCATCTGCTCAGCACCCGCTCTTCTTCCCTCAGCGGCGTAGCCGTCCCATATTCCCGCCCCGACCGACAGCTTGTTCGGCACCCGCGCGCCGGCCCGTTCCTCACCGGAACCGGCCGGCGCTCGCACAGCGCCCGCGGCTCGGTGGAGGGTGAGGCGGGCCGCGGGGATGGCGACTCCTACTGGTCGATGAAACAAAGCTGGCCGCCACACCCAACCGGGCGTGGCGGCCAGCTTTGTTTTGTAGCAGGCGGCGCGTTAGCTGCCGGACGGGAGCGTGGCCGCCGAGTGCCCCACACTGAGGGCGTCGATGATCTCCTTGGCCTTCTGCCGGTTGTAGTCGTCGGCGCGGGAGGAGGCGGTGAAGACGTCGATCAGCCACCAGATGCCGCACAGCCCGCCGGTGATGAGCTTTACGACCCCCAGCCCGATGTCGCCCAGCCAGATCCGGTCATACAGAAAGAGCGCCAGGATCGTGGCGGTCCCGCGGTCCTTTTTTTCCGAGCCGAACTGCGATTGAAAGATCAGCTTCTTGGAGTCGTCGAGATTCTTGACGAGTTGCGCGAGTTCCGCGGCGCCGAGTTCAGCCATGATGTGCCTTTCAGAATGGTGGGTGCGAATACTTGAATGAATGACCAGATCGCGATCGCCCAGAGCGGAAGCACCAGCCAGTTCATGGCGAGCGCCTCGCGGATGGAGCCACGCAGGAACAACGCGTTCGCTCGTGAAAGCCCGCAACCGGGGCAGGGAAACCCGAGCAGAAGGCGCCACAGGCAGGGCAGTGCACCGCCCGCGGCGAAAGGGGTCGCCGCCCAGCCGTACACGATCAGGCCGGGGAGCATGGCCGTGCGGATGGAGAGTGGCGAAACCCTCCGGCCACTGGGCGCATCCAGATGTCTCGGAGGTGCTCGGGCGGCCGGGCACTCCGTCGTGTGACACGCCCCACGCCGCAAGCCGGTGCGAACTCCTGACCCGCGCGGCAGCTGCGCCTGCCCCGGACCTCGGTTGAGCCCTCTTTCTCCCGTTGTGCTGGTCATGACGGAATCCTTCTCTGCTCGGAGACGGGGGCGCGTAAGCGCAGAGGAGAACCGTGTCTTGCGGCCTCATTTCTTTTGTAGGACAGGCGCGTCGCTTTTCACGCCCGACGTCCTTTCCCGGCCCGCATCCTCTCCCTATATTCCCGCCCCGACCGACAGCTTGTTCGGCACCCGCGCGCCGGCCCGTTCCTCACCGGAACCGGCCGGCGCTCGCACAGCGACCACGCCCCACTGTAGCGATAGATGCCCAAGCGCACCGACCTGCAGAGCATCCTGATCCTGGGCTCCGGGCCCATCGTCATCGGCCAGGCGGCCGAATTCGACTATTCGGGCACGCAGGCCGTCCGCGCCCTCAAGGAAGAGGGGTACCGCGTCATCCTGGTCAACAGCAATCCGGCCACGATCATGACGGACCCGGACCTGGCCGACGCCACCTACATCGAGCCCATCACCCCCGAGTGGGTGGAGCGGGTCATCGAAAAGGAAAAGCCCGACGCCATCCTTCCCACGATGGGCGGCCAGACCGCGCTCAACGTCGCCCTGGAACTGCACGACAGCGGGGTCCTGGCCCGCCACGGCGTGGAGCTGATCGGCGCCAAGGCCAAGAGCATCCGCATGGCCGAGGACCGCAGCGAGTTCGCCAAGGCCATGGACCGCATCGGCCTCAAGCTGCCGCACGGCGGGTTTGCGCGGTCGTTCGACGAGGCGCTGCGCATCGTGGAGGACACCGGCTACCCCGCCATCATCCGCCCGAGCTTTACGCTGGGCGGCACCGGCGGCGGCATCGCCTACAACCGCGCGGAGTTCGAGGAGATGATCCGCCGCGGCCTCGATCTCAGCCCCGTGCACGAGGTTCTGATCGACCGCAGCGTCATCGGCTGGAAGGAGTACGAACTCGAGGTCGTGCGCGACGGCGCGGACAACGTCGTCATCATCTGCTCCATCGAGAACGTCGACGCGATGGGCGTGCACACCGGCGACTCGGTGACGGTGGCGCCGGCGCAGACGCTGTCGGACGTGGAATATCAGAAGATGCGCGACGCGGCCATCGCCATCATCCGCGAAATCGGCGTGGAGGCGGGCGGG contains:
- a CDS encoding TM2 domain-containing protein, producing the protein MAELGAAELAQLVKNLDDSKKLIFQSQFGSEKKDRGTATILALFLYDRIWLGDIGLGVVKLITGGLCGIWWLIDVFTASSRADDYNRQKAKEIIDALSVGHSAATLPSGS
- a CDS encoding DUF2752 domain-containing protein encodes the protein MTSTTGERGLNRGPGQAQLPRGSGVRTGLRRGACHTTECPAARAPPRHLDAPSGRRVSPLSIRTAMLPGLIVYGWAATPFAAGGALPCLWRLLLGFPCPGCGLSRANALFLRGSIREALAMNWLVLPLWAIAIWSFIQVFAPTILKGTSWLNSAPRNSRNSSRISTTPRS